From the Candidatus Stygibacter australis genome, the window GCCTGCTCCTGGTGCTGGGTATAAAACACCTCTTCAATGTGTTTCAGATGCTCAGGATCAACTTTAGCACCATCCTTGTGACTTATGTGCATGCACTCGCCAAACTGAAATGCCTTATCATCGAGGCAAGTATCTACGTCAGTAATTGCCATTTCCTCTTCGTACTCAATTTTGATGGCAGAAATGAAACTCATAAGTGTTTTCAATTCAGGATGTGCTATTCCCATGATCACCTGACCATAGTGCAGCACCTCTCCTTTGGTCATAAAGGGTTGGTCTGATACCGGCTCAGGAACTATATTCTCCCCTGGAATATCTGATGCCTGCACAATAGTAAATTCCTTCAGGTCATAATCCTGGGGATAAGATATATTTTTGATCTTTCCTTTGTCTATTGTGGCATAGAGCAAATAACCATGCAGCATATCTTCCAGGGAATAATCATCCAGAAAACGGCATTTCCCGATAATTTTTGCCAGACCATCTTTTCTTGGTTTAGATTTCATATATTTCCCTCCTCAAATGTATCGGGATAATTTCTTTCTTAATGACGCCAGATCGGGCTCAATCGATTCCGGAATTTTGATCAGAGCTGATACTGCCTTGATGTCTTTTAATCCAGAGCCGGTCAGTAATACCACATTCCGGCTGTTTTTTTCTAACTGATATTCTTCCATATAACTTAAATATCCGGCATAAGCTGCCGCTGCTGCGGGTTCGGCAAAAAGTCCAAATCTTGCAGCTAATATACTGCCTGCATGGAGGATGGAGTGATCTGATACCTTGATTGATTTCCCTTTGTATTTTTCCAGAAATTGCTTCGACATATAATAATTACGTGGGATTTTAACTGAAATGGAGTCTGCTATTGTTTCAGGATTTTCTGCCCTCACTGAGATGATCTCCGGGATATGATTGATTATACCCGTTTTAAGCAGGTCTTCAAAACCCTTATATATCCCGGCAATAATACATCCATCACCTACAGGTATAAATACCCTGTCAGGAAGCGTTTTTCCCATTTGACTGTAAATCTCATAAGCAGCAGTTTTTTTCCCTTCAATAGTAAAGGGGTTATAAGCAGTATTTCTATTATAGATACCCAGTTCTGCAGTAGCCTGCACAGAAAGATCAAAAGCATCATCATAGCTGCCACTTACGGGAATAATCTCTGCTCCGTACATTGCTATCTGAACCAGTTTGGCAATTGGCGCTTTCTCTGGAACTAATATGATTATCTTCTGACCTTGAGCAGCACCAATTCCTGCCAGAGAAGAACCTGCATTACCAGTGGAAGCAGCAATAATTGTATTGATACCTCTCTCCTTTGCTACAGCAGAGACCAGATTTGAAGCTCTATCCTTGTAAGAAAAAGTAGGATTCTGGCTATCATCTTTAAAGAGAAGTTTATGTGGCGGCTGTCTATTTTCAGGGATATTTATCTCATAGAGTGGAGTGTTGCCGACTTTCAAATATGATAATGATTGCCTTGAATTAATTGGTAATAGATCAATAAAACCGGTTTTTTCCAGATGGTTATGCAGCTCTGTTCCGTATTGATTTTTTAAGATTTCATAATCATATATAGTCTTCAATACTCCTTCTGGTGGCTGATCAGTAGTATTTTGAGCGCTGCAGGCAGGGCACAGATATTCCACTTCAGTTACAGAATAGTGCCTGCCACAATTTACGCACTCAAAAATGATCTTATCAGTTGATCCACTTTGCATTTACATTCCTATTTCAGCTTTTCTAATAAACCCGTCCGGGCATTGAATTCATTTATCCTTTCATCCCATTCAAATACTTTATTGAATTGTCTCTCCCAGTAATGCTCATCATACCACTGGGCATTAAGCTCTTCAACATCTTTGCCCTGCTGTTCTATCCAGGTAAAATATTTCAGATTGTGCATTCTTCTGCGGTCATAATAAGAAAGCTCCAGCATATTATCTATACTTAATCCCATCAATGCCGCATTATAATCTATTGCTGCCTGAGTAAGAGAATATTCTCCCTGCTTTTCTCTGCTTTCTATTAAACGAGATCCATACATTTCCATGCTGTCTGTTGCCACGGTAAATATTATATCATTCTCATTCATTTCATAATATTTAGCAGTCTTGATAGCCCCCATGATATTGGCAATAGAAGAAATACCTAATAATTCCAGCTTTTTGATCATCTCAGATGCCACGCCTTTATTTTGCAGGTATTCATGCCCCTTATCTTCATTAAATAATCTCATCAGGTCAATATTAGGATTATCATCAATAGCTATCACCAGATCGATATTACGCACATTCATGATCCAGGGAACATGTTTATCGCCAATACCTTCTATCCTGTGTCCCCCATAACCATTATACAATAATGTGGGGCACTGCAAGGCTTCACCTGCACCAACTATTATCCGGGGGAATTTTGTACGCAGATATTCTGCTGATCCCAGTGTTCCTCCTGAACCCTGCGTTAAAAATACGGAACTGAATCTGCTTTCTTCGGTTTTTATTTCATTAAACACTTCCTCCATGGCAGGTCCTGTTACTGCATAATGCCAGAGAGGATTCCCAATTTCACTGAACTGGTTCAAATTAACTATTTTATTTCCCCGATCATGGCAAAGTTCTTTTGCCTTATCATATATTTCTTTCACATTGCTTTCACAGCCTGGAGTGGCAAAAACCTCAGCTCCCACTTCATGCAGCCAGTCAAAGCGTTCCTGACTCATCTCCTCCGGTAGTACTGCAATCGAATGACAGCCCAGCAGATAGGAATCATAAGCTCCTCCTCGACAGTAGTTGCCTGTGGAGGGCCATAAAGCTTTCTGGGTAGTGGGATCAAAATCACCAGCCACCAGTTTTTCCACCAGCGGGCCAAAAGTCGCTCCCACTTTGTGAGAACCTGTAGGGAAGTATTTACCGATCAATACTACTATCCGGGCTTTTACACCTGTCAATTCATAGGGCAATTCAATATAGTTGACTTTACCAAAACCACCACCGGTTTCTACTGGCTCATTTTTCCAGGTAAGGCGAAAAAGGTTATAGGGATGCAAATCCCATAAGCCAATATGCTTTAATTCTTCTTTAATTTTATCCGGCACAAGTTCAGGGTTACGCATCTGAGCATAAGTGGGAATGATAATATTCTTTTCAATACATCTTTGGACAGTATTTTTCAGTACTGCTTCTTTGTCTTTATTCATTTTATCCTCTCAAATTTATTTTTAATACTTTTTACGCAAGCTTCCATTTTGCAGAAGCTGCTGCAAGGCATCAACAGGTTTACGGGTTTTTGCCAACAGTATCATGGCTGCTATCACAAAAGGCTTATACCCTGCCTGCTGATATGTGTCCACCATATATTTATCAAATATTTCAGCCGATACTTCCCCGTGTTCACAACTGACCCCGGTAATATCGGCAGGGAGGCAGTGCATATATAATGCCTTACCATCACGGGTAAGTCCCATTTTTTTCTGATTGCATTCCCAATCCATATGTTCGGCATTCATGATCAGGCATTTCTTTTCGAGCTCATCTAAACCCTTAAAATCCTTGTTCTGCATCAGTTCTGTACGGGTTCGCATAATACTCAAAGGTGCCCAGGATTTGGGGTATACTATATCTGCTCCTTCGAATGCCTGCTCCATATTATCGCAGATCATGAATTCTCCCCCGCTTTTAATTGTATTTTTCCTTGCCAGTTCTTCAATTTCGGGTAATAATTCATAACCTTTGGGGTACGCCAGATTAATCTTCATTCCCAGCCTGCTCATCAAGGCGATCAATCCCTGTGGTACAGATAATGGTTTGCCATAGCTTGGTGAATATGCCCAACTCACAGCAATCTTTTTGCCTTTTAGTTTATCTATACCACCAAAATAATCTACCAGTTTTGACAGGTCCGCAAGAGACTGAGTAGGATGATCAAGGTCACTCTGCAGGTTTACTATAACGGGTTTTGATGCTAATATACCATTATCATATCCATATTGCACTGCTTTTGCAACCTCTCTTTGATAGCTGTCTCCCAGACCAGGATACATGTCATCCCGGATGCCTATAACCTCAGTTAGAAATGAGATCATATTAGCAGTTTCACGTACAGTTTCACCATGAGCAATTTGAGATTTGCTCTCTTCCAGATCTTGCACGCTAAGACCCAGCAGATTTGCTGCAGATGCAAAGCTAAACCGTGTGCGCGTGGAATTATCACGGAAATTAGATACTGCCAGCCCTGACTCAAATATTTTTGCTGATATATTATTTTCAAAGAGCAATTGTAAAATCTTAGTGGTCAAAACAGTTGCTTTGATCTCTTCCAGTGATTTTTCCCAGGTTAAAAGGAAGTTTTTACCATACATATCAGTTGTCAGATCTTTCAGCATATTTATTTCATCATGGATTATCTTCATACTTCTATCCCTCATTAAGTTTCGCAACCAGTCCAGCATAAAATGCTGCTGCCTGCCAAAGGTCACTGATCTTCACACTCTCATTTACGGCATGTGCCTGATCTTCATCTCCAGGACCCAGTCCCAGACATTTGATCTCAGGATGCTTGCCCATAATGAACACACAATTAGTGCTGAAAGTCCATTTATCTATTTTGGGAGCTTTATCGAATAAATTAATATAAGCCTCTTCCGCACTTTTCAGCCATAGGGAATCTTTGGGTAATACCCAGGTTGGAAAATATTTCTCTACTGGATATATTTTACCAGTATATGCTTTTTCCTCGTATAGGGGAACCGTTATCTCAGCATCACTGATCCCTGCCCGATCACAACAGGCTCGCACTTCTGCCACAGAGCTTTCTTTATTTTCACCCACAGTAAGCCTTCTATCCAGCAGAATTCTTGCCCGGTCAGGTACAGAACACTGGCTGGCTGAATCTGATTTGAATATCGTAGTGGTAATTGTTCCTTTACCCAGGAAATCATCATCTTTTAGTTCGGCAGGTAATTTTTCGATTTCTTTCACGATAGATGCCATTTTATAAATAGCATTAACTCCCCGCTCAGGTGCTGAACCATGGCAGGAAACGCCTTTCACTTCTACTTCTATCTCCATTCTGCCTCTATGACCACGATATATATTCAAACTCGTGGGCTCAGTGCTTACTACCAGCTCAGGCTTGATACCTTCTTCCTCAATCAGATATTCCCAGGCAATTCCATCACAATCTTCCTCCATCACAGTACCGGTAAACAAAATTGTAAATTCTTTATTCAAACCCAGTTTCCTGATGATCTTCCCAGCTGTCAGCATGGCTGCCATGCCGCCTAACTGATCTGAGCTACCACGTCCCCATACCCGATCCTTATCAATCATTCCTGAATGAGGTGGAAAATTCCAGTCTGCTGTATCTCCGGGATACACGGTATCTATATGAGCATCAAAAGCTATAATTCTCTTACCGTTTCCTATTTTACCAATAACACTGCCTAATCCGTCAATCCGCACATCATCAAATCCATGGTCTTCCATTTCACGCTTCAGAAGTTTTACCATATCAGCTTCTTTACCCGAAAATGATGGTGTCTGGATCATCCTGCTCAAGAGTTTTGCAGTTTCTTTTGTATAACTTTCTGCCAGATTTTTTATTGCCTTGTAATCCATATAATGTCCCTTCTATAATTTAATTAGATATCCATATTTTTCATTAATTGATTTGATCACTTCCACGGTTTCGGGAGAGATGAACACCTCTTTCCCTGTTTTATCTTTCACCATAAATCCATCCTCATCAATAAACTCACCTTCTACTTCAAAATAACGTACAAGACCTTGATTATCACCGCTGAAATACACCCCATTATTATTGCTTTCGGCAAAATCTTCTGCTGAACTGAATAGATTGAATTTATCTTTATAAGGCTTCCCCTGATAGGGGCAGAAGGTCTCACAATTTCCGCATTCATTACATAATTTATCTAAATGGATGATCTGAAAATGATCTAACAATCGAGTTGAATTCACCCTGATAGCCACATTAGCCCGATTGGGACATACTTCCACGCATTTATTGCACAGATAATCGCATTTCAAGCAGCGCTCTGTTTCCAGCTTGATATCATCAGCTACTGGTTTTATCTTTCCTTTCTCTTTATGTAATTTATATATCTCGCTTTCAATTTCCAGGTAAGATTTTTCCACTTGATCAGTCTTATATTCTATCTTTTCTTTCTTCAAAATCTGCTCAGCAGCTTCAATCCCATCTGCCATTGACTGAACCACCGAAGAAGGCCCTCGCCTGGCATCTCCAGCTATATACACATTTTTGAGATTTGTTACACATTCATTTTTGGCGTCAATATGATTAGCCTTCAAATAATCCTGATCAACAATTTCACCAATTGCGGAAATCACCAGATCAGCAGGAATCAGAACCACCGGCTCAGCAGCAGGTATTGCCTGCCTGCGTCCAGAATTATCGATCTCACCCAATTTCATCGGCTGACAGATCAATTCTCCATTTTTATATGCCACTGGCTGTAATAGTTCTCTGAATTCCACTCCATCTTTCAAAGCATTTTCAAATTCTTCTTTATCTGCCGGCATCTCAGCTTCTGTTCTGCGATAAACCAGGCTCACATTTTTCACTCCACCGCGCCTGATTGCTGCCCGGGCACTATCCATGGCAGAATTACCTCCACCTGTAACTACAATATTCTGAATTTCCTTCATGGGAAACTCATTTCGTTTATTTTTCCGCAAAAATTCCAGAGCATGGAAAACTTTATCATTATCACCCTTCAGTTTCAAATTCCTGCTCTTTCCTGCTCCAATTGCTAATATCACATATTTATTTCCAGCTGAGAGCAATTCGTCGACCCCCACCTTTGAATTATAAATGATTTCCACACCACAACGTATGAGCATTTCCAGATCTTTATCAATCACTTCTTCCGGTAGCCTGAAACCAGGTATCACCTGTCTTACCAATCCCCCGGCAGATGACTCCTTTTCATATATTTTCACCTGCATTCCCTGTCTTCGTAAATATAATGCTGCCGAAAGTCCTGCTGGCCCCGCTCCGATTATCGCCACGCTTGCTCCATTAATTTCACTGGCTGTTAAGCTCTCAAGATATTCATAATATCCTTCCGCTGCTGCTTCCTTTTTTATTTCTCTGATTGATAACGGATATTCATAATCCACACGCACGCATTTTGTTTGACAGGGCTGTTCACATATATAACCAGTAATATGGGGCAGAGCATTTCTTAAGTGAATAACCTGCAATGCTTCAGCATATTTTTCTTCCGCAACCAGTCTGATATATTCTGGAATATCTTGCTCGATTGGGCAACCTTTCTGACAGCCAGCTCCCGCACAGTCATAAATAGGTAACTTATTATTATTCTTTACACTGACGTTGAACTTACCATATCCATAATCCTTGTTTACGGCACGATCAGCGAGTTCTGACAGCACTTGTTGATCTATCTGCTCCGGTAAAGAACTGTCATTGAGAATTTCACACAATTGAGCTATTCTTTTATATCCCCCCGGTTTCAGTAGATTTGTAGCCATTGTTACGGGTCTAATACCACTTGCAGCAATATCCTTGATATTCTCAAATTCTGCTCCTCCACAATAAGAAATATTTAACTTCTGACCAAAATCCAGATGTAGTTTGTGTGCCAGATTGATAGTTAATGGAAAAAGTGCTTTCCCGCTCATATACATTTCGTTTCCTGGTAAAACCTGCTTAAGATTCTTTACTGGCAAAGTGTTTGAGAGCTTTACTCCAAACATCCTGTCCTGCTTCTCTGCGTAGGCCATAAGAGCAGACACAATTTCTTTTGCTGCCCCATATTGCAGATCATGCGCAAAAGTATCTGGCTTCAATTCCAGATTAAACCCCAATTTCTGCATTGTTTCATGCACATATTCATATCCTAGTAAAGTTGGATTCAATTTCAGAAATGTATGCAGTTTCTTTTCTCCCAGCAAATATCGGCAAATTGCTTCCTGATCTTCTGGAGGACAGCCATGCATCGTCGATAGCGTTATTGAATTTGAGATTTGTGAAGGTATATTTATAATCTTATCACTCCATTTTTCCATGTCTAGTCGTTTACTGACAAAGTCTCTCAGCTCCCGCACGCATTGATTGAAATATGACTCATTACCTGCATCAACCAGGTTATTGATAAATTTATCAATTTTGGGAGACTTGATCCCCTTTAGATCATAGCCCACACTCATATTAAAGATGAAACCTTCATCCTGTTCAGATAATTCCAGAAAATCCCTCAAAAAGTGCATTATAACCCAGGCTTTCACATATTCCTGATATGCCTCTTCTACGCTCAATTCTGTGCTCCACTCTGTATTATAACCTTCATATTCTGCTTCTATACAGGGCTTTTCTATATCAAGTTCATCCAGGATCTGCACTGTTTTCAGTTCAAAAAATCTTGAACCGGTCAAATATGCTGAAATTATATTTTGAGCACACTGCGTATGAGGTCCTGCTGCTGGTCCTAATATAGTCTCATAATCATGTCCCCCTGAACTAAAGTGATTCTTTCCCCGATTACGGAAAAAACTGGCATCATTTATCCCAAAAATGCTTCTCTGTTTTTCATATTCGCTGCATATCCAGTTCAACAAATCCCCGAAAACGACTGGTTTCATCACCATACTCATCAGTTTTTCTCCTTCAATTCTATAAATCTTTCAAATAATCCCTTCGATATTTCTCCACTACGCTCCTTCAAATCTGCGTAGGGATCCAAAGTAACCTGATAATTATCCAGCAGTATATTGTCACCTTTTATCACATATTGAGCTCGGGATTCTGTGATCCCAAAAATAAAATGACCCAGAAAACTATCACTGTCAAACGGTGTAGCAGGAATATAATCAAAGATTGCCAGGTCTGCTGCATCATCTTCCATAATCCCCAGATCATAACCATATGCCTGCTTCAATGCATAAGAATTCTTTAGAAGACCATTCATCTCAGAATAACCTTCATCAGCACTACCATTTTGATA encodes:
- the ygeW gene encoding knotted carbamoyltransferase YgeW; protein product: MKIIHDEINMLKDLTTDMYGKNFLLTWEKSLEEIKATVLTTKILQLLFENNISAKIFESGLAVSNFRDNSTRTRFSFASAANLLGLSVQDLEESKSQIAHGETVRETANMISFLTEVIGIRDDMYPGLGDSYQREVAKAVQYGYDNGILASKPVIVNLQSDLDHPTQSLADLSKLVDYFGGIDKLKGKKIAVSWAYSPSYGKPLSVPQGLIALMSRLGMKINLAYPKGYELLPEIEELARKNTIKSGGEFMICDNMEQAFEGADIVYPKSWAPLSIMRTRTELMQNKDFKGLDELEKKCLIMNAEHMDWECNQKKMGLTRDGKALYMHCLPADITGVSCEHGEVSAEIFDKYMVDTYQQAGYKPFVIAAMILLAKTRKPVDALQQLLQNGSLRKKY
- a CDS encoding YgeY family selenium metabolism-linked hydrolase, whose amino-acid sequence is MDYKAIKNLAESYTKETAKLLSRMIQTPSFSGKEADMVKLLKREMEDHGFDDVRIDGLGSVIGKIGNGKRIIAFDAHIDTVYPGDTADWNFPPHSGMIDKDRVWGRGSSDQLGGMAAMLTAGKIIRKLGLNKEFTILFTGTVMEEDCDGIAWEYLIEEEGIKPELVVSTEPTSLNIYRGHRGRMEIEVEVKGVSCHGSAPERGVNAIYKMASIVKEIEKLPAELKDDDFLGKGTITTTIFKSDSASQCSVPDRARILLDRRLTVGENKESSVAEVRACCDRAGISDAEITVPLYEEKAYTGKIYPVEKYFPTWVLPKDSLWLKSAEEAYINLFDKAPKIDKWTFSTNCVFIMGKHPEIKCLGLGPGDEDQAHAVNESVKISDLWQAAAFYAGLVAKLNEG
- a CDS encoding pyridoxal-phosphate dependent enzyme → MNKDKEAVLKNTVQRCIEKNIIIPTYAQMRNPELVPDKIKEELKHIGLWDLHPYNLFRLTWKNEPVETGGGFGKVNYIELPYELTGVKARIVVLIGKYFPTGSHKVGATFGPLVEKLVAGDFDPTTQKALWPSTGNYCRGGAYDSYLLGCHSIAVLPEEMSQERFDWLHEVGAEVFATPGCESNVKEIYDKAKELCHDRGNKIVNLNQFSEIGNPLWHYAVTGPAMEEVFNEIKTEESRFSSVFLTQGSGGTLGSAEYLRTKFPRIIVGAGEALQCPTLLYNGYGGHRIEGIGDKHVPWIMNVRNIDLVIAIDDNPNIDLMRLFNEDKGHEYLQNKGVASEMIKKLELLGISSIANIMGAIKTAKYYEMNENDIIFTVATDSMEMYGSRLIESREKQGEYSLTQAAIDYNAALMGLSIDNMLELSYYDRRRMHNLKYFTWIEQQGKDVEELNAQWYDEHYWERQFNKVFEWDERINEFNARTGLLEKLK
- the ygfK gene encoding putative selenate reductase subunit YgfK, giving the protein MSMVMKPVVFGDLLNWICSEYEKQRSIFGINDASFFRNRGKNHFSSGGHDYETILGPAAGPHTQCAQNIISAYLTGSRFFELKTVQILDELDIEKPCIEAEYEGYNTEWSTELSVEEAYQEYVKAWVIMHFLRDFLELSEQDEGFIFNMSVGYDLKGIKSPKIDKFINNLVDAGNESYFNQCVRELRDFVSKRLDMEKWSDKIINIPSQISNSITLSTMHGCPPEDQEAICRYLLGEKKLHTFLKLNPTLLGYEYVHETMQKLGFNLELKPDTFAHDLQYGAAKEIVSALMAYAEKQDRMFGVKLSNTLPVKNLKQVLPGNEMYMSGKALFPLTINLAHKLHLDFGQKLNISYCGGAEFENIKDIAASGIRPVTMATNLLKPGGYKRIAQLCEILNDSSLPEQIDQQVLSELADRAVNKDYGYGKFNVSVKNNNKLPIYDCAGAGCQKGCPIEQDIPEYIRLVAEEKYAEALQVIHLRNALPHITGYICEQPCQTKCVRVDYEYPLSIREIKKEAAAEGYYEYLESLTASEINGASVAIIGAGPAGLSAALYLRRQGMQVKIYEKESSAGGLVRQVIPGFRLPEEVIDKDLEMLIRCGVEIIYNSKVGVDELLSAGNKYVILAIGAGKSRNLKLKGDNDKVFHALEFLRKNKRNEFPMKEIQNIVVTGGGNSAMDSARAAIRRGGVKNVSLVYRRTEAEMPADKEEFENALKDGVEFRELLQPVAYKNGELICQPMKLGEIDNSGRRQAIPAAEPVVLIPADLVISAIGEIVDQDYLKANHIDAKNECVTNLKNVYIAGDARRGPSSVVQSMADGIEAAEQILKKEKIEYKTDQVEKSYLEIESEIYKLHKEKGKIKPVADDIKLETERCLKCDYLCNKCVEVCPNRANVAIRVNSTRLLDHFQIIHLDKLCNECGNCETFCPYQGKPYKDKFNLFSSAEDFAESNNNGVYFSGDNQGLVRYFEVEGEFIDEDGFMVKDKTGKEVFISPETVEVIKSINEKYGYLIKL
- a CDS encoding pyridoxal-phosphate dependent enzyme, with translation MQSGSTDKIIFECVNCGRHYSVTEVEYLCPACSAQNTTDQPPEGVLKTIYDYEILKNQYGTELHNHLEKTGFIDLLPINSRQSLSYLKVGNTPLYEINIPENRQPPHKLLFKDDSQNPTFSYKDRASNLVSAVAKERGINTIIAASTGNAGSSLAGIGAAQGQKIIILVPEKAPIAKLVQIAMYGAEIIPVSGSYDDAFDLSVQATAELGIYNRNTAYNPFTIEGKKTAAYEIYSQMGKTLPDRVFIPVGDGCIIAGIYKGFEDLLKTGIINHIPEIISVRAENPETIADSISVKIPRNYYMSKQFLEKYKGKSIKVSDHSILHAGSILAARFGLFAEPAAAAAYAGYLSYMEEYQLEKNSRNVVLLTGSGLKDIKAVSALIKIPESIEPDLASLRKKLSRYI